A window of Juglans regia cultivar Chandler chromosome 7, Walnut 2.0, whole genome shotgun sequence contains these coding sequences:
- the LOC118348868 gene encoding uncharacterized mitochondrial protein AtMg00820-like yields MSSYVSNHRLSESNQPFVNQLSTVSIPNSVQEALTDPRWKAVMNEEVESLLKNETWELVDCPPGKKIVGCRWIFNVKYKADGTIERFKARLGAKGYTQTYGIDYTETFAPVAKINTVRVLLSLAANLDWPLQ; encoded by the coding sequence ATGAGTTCTTATGTGTCCAACCATCGATTGTCGGAATCAAATCAGCCATTTGTCAATCAATTATCTACTGTATCTATTCCTAATAGTGTGCAGGAAGCCTTAACTGATCCAAGGTGGAAAGCAGTTATGAATGAAGAGGTAGAATCATTGCTGAAAAATGAAACTTGGGAGCTTGTTGATTGCCCACCAGGGAAGAAAATTGTTGGGTGTCGGTGGATTTTTAATGTGAAATACAAAGCAGATGGCACAATTGAACGTTTTAAGGCAAGACTCGGGGCAAAGGGATACACCCAGACATATGGAATTGATTATACGGAAACCTTTGCACCTGTAGCTAAGATCAACACAGTTCGTGTCTTATTGTCTCTAGCTGCGAACCTGGATTGGCCACTACAATAA